TTGGACTGTTTCTATCACTCATTCCTTTAGCCGCCTTGCAAGATTTTgtctgaaaaaaatcaaattattcaaacaccaaaaaaataaagcgaAAATCATTCtttcaaaactacatatgtatgctacctGATGTCTTTTTAGTTTAGAGCGTACGACAAAAGTCATGGAACAAAATTCGCACACGTGAGGACGGTCTCCTGTATGCGTCATTTCATGAAGTCTTAGCTGTGTACGTTCGGCGAAAGTTTTACAGCAGTGGttacatttaaatttctttacGATTAAGTGAACTTGTTCATGACGTCGAAGTTgtgttattgtaaaaaaatctttattgcACGTACTACAAATGTGCTCTTTTTCACTAATGTGCATTTTGCGATGGCGATTCAACTCGTGCACTAGACGAAACCTTTTAACACATCCAGAGTGATCACATTTGAATCTGaaacacataatacatatatctagaaTTCAATTTAACAAATAATGGATATAATTTCGttcatcgaaaaaaataaagcaaacttACTTAAGACCGTTCTCATGCCGTCTCATGTGAAGTTTCAACATTATGTTATTTTTGTAAGTTTTATTGCATATTTCACATCTTGCATCTTCAATAACGTGAGTTTCCTCGTGATTTGTGAGCGAACTGcgcaataaaaaggttttgccaCAAGTTTGACATTGATAATTTTTCGATCCGTCGTGCCAGTCTAAATGAGCGGTCAAATAGTTTGAGGAAACAAAACTTTTACCACAGTCTTCCATTTCACATTTGAAAGGAAATATCTTGAGATGATTTCTGTGGTGGGGAATCATCACACTGTACTTGAAAGTTCTATTACATAGATTacatattttgacttttttaccGCCGACAATAAGAGGAGTTAAGTCACTGCCCGTATAATGCGAATTAAAGTGATCTATCATGTTCTCATCTTCCGTTATCTTATGTAAGCAAAGTGGACATTTATCGCgattt
This Arctopsyche grandis isolate Sample6627 chromosome 7, ASM5162203v2, whole genome shotgun sequence DNA region includes the following protein-coding sequences:
- the LOC143914420 gene encoding uncharacterized protein LOC143914420 isoform X2 translates to MISAIGSIPVCGSDNFPEQICNECREKLKLCYVFKKKIVKSFELLCQTVKKKMLSPTSDLIQHNIKQEDADYFSSTARYDDHSSEVKKEKLPHKSVETMKRKSSKSKTDMTRDKVVAALQKLLKNRDKCPLCLHKITEDENMIDHFNSHYTGSDLTPLIVGGKKVKICNLCNRTFKYSVMIPHHRNHLKIFPFKCEMEDCGKSFVSSNYLTAHLDWHDGSKNYQCQTCGKTFLLRSSLTNHEETHVIEDARCEICNKTYKNNIMLKLHMRRHENGLKFKCDHSGCVKRFRLVHELNRHRKMHISEKEHICSTCNKDFFTITQLRRHEQVHLIVKKFKCNHCCKTFAERTQLRLHEMTHTGDRPHVCEFCSMTFVVRSKLKRHQTKSCKAAKGMSDRNSPNKD
- the LOC143914420 gene encoding uncharacterized protein LOC143914420 isoform X1, with the translated sequence MKTVNIVDNHSQYMYDNKMMFVLGKDVFSADEICLLCLRKEKPLLSIYIVDNISRITFASMISAIGSIPVCGSDNFPEQICNECREKLKLCYVFKKKIVKSFELLCQTVKKKMLSPTSDLIQHNIKQEDADYFSSTARYDDHSSEVKKEKLPHKSVETMKRKSSKSKTDMTRDKVVAALQKLLKNRDKCPLCLHKITEDENMIDHFNSHYTGSDLTPLIVGGKKVKICNLCNRTFKYSVMIPHHRNHLKIFPFKCEMEDCGKSFVSSNYLTAHLDWHDGSKNYQCQTCGKTFLLRSSLTNHEETHVIEDARCEICNKTYKNNIMLKLHMRRHENGLKFKCDHSGCVKRFRLVHELNRHRKMHISEKEHICSTCNKDFFTITQLRRHEQVHLIVKKFKCNHCCKTFAERTQLRLHEMTHTGDRPHVCEFCSMTFVVRSKLKRHQTKSCKAAKGMSDRNSPNKD